From a single Alkalihalophilus pseudofirmus genomic region:
- a CDS encoding ketopantoate reductase family protein has protein sequence MKFLVVGAGAVGGYFGGRLLEKGEDVTFLVRYKRQEQLLDHGLMLESVNGNFKTQPKMVVEGEEGEFDVVLIGTKAYHLEQAVEAVKPFVHKNTVIIPMLNGISHVDMLKKAFSEEQVIGGLCFIESTVTEDGIIKQTSSAHHFTFGELNGEYTDRVKRIEDAFEGVNAKVKVSDNILQEMWHKYLFITTMSGVTTLYGQPVGPIRELKEGSEIVKGLFNEIAAIMRAEGAPIADDIERVQYERFMEIEGAMKSSMQRDMEKHAAVEADHLQGYLLTKACRHQLETPILKNIYVNLKLYENDR, from the coding sequence ATGAAATTTCTAGTTGTCGGTGCGGGTGCTGTCGGTGGTTATTTTGGAGGGCGACTGTTAGAAAAAGGGGAAGATGTGACCTTTTTAGTCCGCTACAAAAGGCAAGAGCAGCTCTTAGATCATGGATTAATGTTAGAAAGCGTGAACGGGAATTTTAAAACTCAGCCAAAAATGGTTGTGGAAGGTGAGGAAGGCGAGTTTGACGTCGTATTGATTGGAACTAAGGCCTATCATCTTGAGCAGGCAGTAGAGGCAGTTAAACCATTTGTACATAAGAACACAGTAATCATTCCGATGCTTAATGGAATTTCCCACGTAGATATGCTTAAAAAGGCGTTCAGCGAGGAGCAGGTAATCGGCGGCTTATGTTTTATTGAGTCTACGGTGACTGAAGACGGAATCATTAAGCAGACGAGCAGTGCTCATCATTTCACGTTTGGTGAATTAAACGGTGAATATACCGATCGGGTTAAACGCATTGAAGACGCCTTTGAAGGGGTAAATGCCAAGGTGAAAGTGAGTGATAACATCCTCCAAGAAATGTGGCATAAATACTTATTTATTACGACAATGTCAGGAGTCACAACACTTTACGGGCAGCCGGTAGGTCCGATTCGTGAGCTTAAAGAAGGCAGTGAGATCGTTAAGGGCTTATTTAATGAGATTGCAGCTATCATGCGAGCGGAAGGTGCACCTATTGCTGATGATATTGAGAGGGTTCAATATGAAAGATTTATGGAGATAGAAGGAGCGATGAAATCTTCCATGCAGCGTGATATGGAAAAGCATGCAGCGGTAGAAGCAGATCACCTTCAAGGTTACCTTCTAACAAAAGCTTGCCGCCATCAATTAGAAACACCTATCTTAAAGAACATTTATGTAAATTTAAAACTATATGAAAACGACCGTTAA
- a CDS encoding THUMP domain-containing class I SAM-dependent RNA methyltransferase, producing the protein MSKVTLIATATMGLEALVAREVKDLGYTDVKVENGRVEFTADISAIPRANLWLRTADRVKLKVGEFKAFTFDELFEKTKALPWADLIPVHAEFPVIGKSVKSKLFSVSDCQAIVKKAVVESMKKRYKRGWFDEDGPFYRIEVALLKDVVTLTIDTSGTGLHKRGYRYLHNQAPLKETLAAAMVMLTTWRPDRPFADPFCGSGTLPIEAAMIGQNIAPGFNRDFVSEDWHWIGKEIWNTARQEVEDSANYDQPLDIMGSDIDHRSVELAQNNAMEAGFGELISFKQMQVSDFRHRGEYGILVGNPPYGERLGERAEVEEMYRGMGKAFELLDTWSVYMLTSHEEFETFYGKKANKKRKLYNGNIKTDYYQFFGPRPPRKEETN; encoded by the coding sequence ATGAGTAAAGTAACATTAATTGCGACAGCAACGATGGGTCTTGAAGCACTTGTTGCTAGAGAAGTGAAAGACCTCGGTTATACTGATGTGAAAGTAGAAAATGGGAGAGTAGAATTTACCGCCGATATCTCTGCGATTCCACGTGCTAATTTATGGCTGCGTACAGCAGATCGTGTGAAATTAAAAGTCGGTGAATTTAAAGCGTTCACTTTTGATGAGCTGTTTGAAAAAACAAAGGCATTGCCATGGGCAGATCTTATTCCTGTTCATGCAGAATTCCCTGTTATCGGGAAATCTGTGAAATCAAAATTATTTAGTGTATCTGATTGTCAGGCTATTGTTAAAAAAGCAGTCGTTGAAAGCATGAAAAAAAGATACAAGCGCGGCTGGTTTGATGAGGACGGTCCATTTTACCGAATCGAAGTTGCCTTATTAAAAGATGTCGTGACTTTAACGATCGATACGAGCGGTACTGGTCTTCACAAAAGAGGCTATCGTTACTTGCACAACCAAGCACCTCTTAAAGAGACATTAGCAGCAGCTATGGTTATGTTAACGACATGGAGACCTGATCGTCCTTTTGCTGATCCTTTTTGCGGGTCCGGAACGCTTCCGATTGAGGCCGCTATGATTGGTCAAAATATTGCACCAGGCTTTAACCGTGATTTTGTTTCAGAAGATTGGCATTGGATCGGTAAAGAAATATGGAATACGGCTAGACAAGAGGTAGAAGATTCAGCTAATTATGATCAGCCGTTAGATATTATGGGATCAGATATCGACCATCGCAGTGTGGAGTTAGCCCAAAATAATGCGATGGAAGCAGGTTTTGGTGAGTTGATTTCATTTAAGCAGATGCAAGTGAGCGATTTCCGTCATAGGGGAGAATACGGGATTTTAGTAGGTAACCCTCCATACGGTGAGCGTTTAGGAGAGCGAGCAGAAGTGGAAGAGATGTACCGTGGAATGGGGAAAGCTTTCGAGCTTTTAGATACATGGTCTGTTTACATGCTTACGTCCCATGAAGAGTTTGAAACGTTTTATGGTAAAAAGGCAAATAAAAAACGTAAGCTTTATAACGGGAATATTAAAACGGATTATTATCAGTTTTTTGGGCCTCGTCCACCTCGTAAGGAAGAAACAAACTAA
- the gpsB gene encoding cell division regulator GpsB, translating into MNNPEVRLSAKEILDKEFKTSMRGYNPDEVDKFLDSVIQDYEAFQKKVAALEQENQKLRREMKQLQERPQRQTAAPTAGSTNYDILQRLSNLEKKVFGSKLYE; encoded by the coding sequence ATGAATAATCCAGAGGTTCGACTGTCAGCTAAAGAGATTTTAGATAAAGAATTTAAAACGAGTATGCGCGGCTACAATCCTGATGAGGTAGACAAGTTTCTTGATTCAGTTATTCAAGATTATGAAGCGTTTCAAAAGAAAGTAGCAGCACTTGAACAAGAGAATCAAAAATTGCGCCGTGAGATGAAACAGCTTCAGGAAAGACCGCAGCGTCAAACGGCAGCTCCGACTGCAGGAAGTACGAACTATGATATTCTGCAGCGCCTTTCAAACCTAGAGAAAAAAGTATTCGGCAGCAAGCTGTACGAATAG
- a CDS encoding DUF2564 family protein encodes MRMSEPYNELKQVEMAIKSAQRMVGQATMSMDPDQLQAATDAVNQAKEQYKKAASHQTGVDAAFFEFSEELLEKADTQLNEAKK; translated from the coding sequence ATGAGAATGAGTGAGCCGTATAATGAGTTAAAGCAAGTAGAAATGGCGATTAAGTCTGCACAGCGTATGGTCGGTCAAGCGACAATGAGTATGGACCCTGATCAGCTTCAAGCAGCAACCGATGCTGTAAATCAAGCGAAAGAACAATACAAAAAAGCGGCTTCCCATCAAACAGGCGTAGACGCTGCTTTCTTTGAATTTTCAGAAGAGCTGCTTGAGAAGGCAGATACACAATTAAATGAAGCAAAAAAATAA
- a CDS encoding DEAD/DEAH box helicase, protein MFKQSLQDLLHDLKHSEEFRERIRHWEEIEAVEAVTKPFPSFIDERIQMSLRKRGIGELYSHQYEAINLAHQGENITAVTPTASGKTLCYNIPVLQEIINDNESRALYIFPTKALAQDQKSEMNELIEEMGVDVKCFTYDGDTAPTIRQAVRKAGHVVITNPDMLHSAILPHHTKWVAFFENLKYVIIDELHTYRGVFGSHVANVIRRLKRIAAYYGCYPTFICTSATIANPKELAEELTGVPMRLVDKNGAPRGKKHFIFYNPPIVNEALNIRKSATAEVNDLAAKFLKNKIQTIVFAKSRVRVEIILSHLQELIKKNLGPDTIRGYRGGYLPKQRREIERGLRQGNIIGVVSTNALELGVDIGQLQVCIMTGYPGSIASAWQQAGRAGRRQNESVIIMVAGSTPIDQYVIQHPDYFFERSPESARINPDNLVILVDHLKCASYELPFKKGETFDGVEVEEVLEFLTEEQVLHHRADKWYWMNDAFPAHGISLRSASQENVIIIDQSDVAHPTVIGEMDRFSAMTLLHDEAIYLHQGIQYQVEYLDWDEKKAFVREVAVEYFTDANLAVQLKVLEEDEKKRKEYAEVSFGDVMVNAKATIFKKIKLSTFENIGSGPIHLPEEELHTNAMWLSFSNELVEEYSEGAFDQALIGLAHLFQHVAPVFVMCDRSDLHVIPQMKADHSEAPTIFIYDRYPGGIGLSKEVYKNIDVILEQVVDLVRSCSCENGCPACVGAEGEAGTNVKSTVLRLVSILRQLKVRGNFDGIKK, encoded by the coding sequence ATGTTTAAACAATCTTTGCAAGACCTATTACATGATTTAAAACATAGTGAGGAATTTAGGGAGCGAATTCGTCATTGGGAAGAAATTGAAGCTGTTGAGGCGGTAACAAAGCCTTTTCCTTCGTTTATAGATGAGAGGATTCAAATGTCTCTTCGTAAACGGGGAATCGGCGAGTTATATTCTCATCAGTATGAGGCGATCAACCTCGCACATCAAGGTGAGAATATTACAGCAGTCACACCAACTGCTTCAGGTAAAACACTTTGTTACAACATTCCTGTTTTGCAAGAAATCATCAACGATAATGAGAGTCGTGCACTTTATATCTTTCCAACGAAAGCATTAGCACAGGATCAGAAAAGTGAAATGAATGAACTGATTGAAGAGATGGGCGTGGATGTAAAATGCTTTACGTATGACGGGGATACAGCCCCAACCATTCGTCAGGCTGTGCGCAAGGCCGGTCATGTTGTCATTACAAACCCAGATATGCTTCATTCGGCTATTTTGCCTCACCATACAAAATGGGTCGCATTTTTTGAAAACTTAAAGTATGTCATTATTGATGAGCTGCATACATATCGTGGCGTCTTTGGAAGTCATGTAGCAAACGTCATTAGAAGACTTAAACGAATTGCTGCTTATTATGGATGCTACCCTACCTTTATTTGTACCTCAGCAACGATTGCCAATCCAAAAGAGCTTGCTGAAGAACTTACAGGTGTACCGATGCGGTTAGTGGATAAGAACGGAGCACCTAGGGGTAAGAAGCATTTTATTTTTTATAACCCTCCGATTGTAAACGAAGCGTTAAATATTAGAAAAAGTGCTACAGCAGAAGTGAATGATTTAGCTGCGAAGTTTTTGAAAAATAAGATCCAAACCATCGTATTCGCTAAGAGCCGTGTCCGAGTTGAGATTATTTTAAGCCATTTACAAGAGCTCATAAAAAAGAACCTAGGGCCAGATACCATTAGAGGCTACCGCGGCGGCTATCTTCCTAAGCAGCGTCGTGAAATAGAGCGTGGACTTCGCCAAGGAAATATCATTGGAGTTGTCAGTACGAATGCCTTAGAGCTTGGCGTGGATATAGGCCAGCTTCAGGTGTGTATTATGACCGGATATCCCGGCTCAATTGCGAGTGCTTGGCAGCAAGCAGGCAGAGCAGGCCGGAGACAAAATGAATCGGTGATTATCATGGTGGCAGGTTCAACCCCTATAGATCAATATGTGATTCAACACCCGGATTACTTTTTTGAGCGTTCACCCGAATCGGCCAGAATTAACCCTGATAATTTAGTGATTTTAGTTGATCACTTAAAGTGTGCCTCATACGAACTTCCATTTAAAAAAGGAGAGACGTTTGACGGAGTGGAGGTTGAGGAAGTATTAGAATTTCTTACTGAAGAGCAGGTTCTTCACCACCGTGCAGATAAATGGTATTGGATGAACGATGCCTTTCCTGCCCATGGGATAAGCCTGCGTTCTGCCTCACAAGAAAATGTCATCATTATAGACCAGTCAGATGTTGCACATCCGACAGTCATCGGAGAAATGGACCGCTTTAGTGCCATGACTCTATTACATGATGAGGCCATTTACCTTCATCAAGGAATCCAGTATCAAGTGGAGTATTTAGATTGGGATGAAAAGAAAGCATTCGTCCGAGAAGTAGCGGTTGAATACTTTACAGATGCCAATCTTGCGGTGCAGTTAAAAGTTCTCGAAGAAGATGAAAAGAAGAGAAAAGAGTATGCAGAGGTATCTTTTGGAGATGTAATGGTGAATGCAAAAGCGACTATCTTCAAAAAGATTAAACTTTCAACCTTTGAAAATATTGGCTCTGGTCCGATTCATCTTCCTGAAGAAGAGCTCCATACAAATGCGATGTGGTTAAGTTTTTCTAACGAGTTAGTCGAAGAATACAGTGAAGGTGCTTTTGATCAGGCTTTAATTGGTCTTGCGCACCTGTTTCAACATGTCGCGCCGGTATTTGTCATGTGTGATCGCAGCGATTTACATGTTATTCCACAGATGAAGGCTGATCATTCAGAGGCTCCGACTATATTTATATATGACCGTTACCCGGGGGGGATTGGACTTTCAAAGGAAGTCTATAAAAATATTGATGTTATTTTAGAACAAGTGGTCGACCTTGTAAGGTCATGTTCATGTGAAAATGGCTGTCCTGCATGTGTCGGAGCCGAGGGCGAAGCTGGAACAAATGTAAAATCAACGGTACTAAGACTTGTTTCCATCCTGCGGCAGCTAAAGGTGAGGGGGAATTTTGATGGCATTAAAAAGTAA
- a CDS encoding DUF1273 domain-containing protein, producing the protein MKVLAVSGYKGHELGIFDQKHQGITYIKKALEQKLRSYIDEGLEWVVISGQLGVELWAAEVVLALKSEFSDLKLSVLTPFYNQEERWSEETQNYYKNIVNQADFVDSITKRPYDNPAQLRLKNEFIIEKSDALLLLVDEEKPGSPMYYLEPAKQKALTTHYPIHYITPMDLDFLIQDEQMNNADYW; encoded by the coding sequence GTGAAAGTATTGGCTGTATCCGGTTATAAAGGACATGAACTCGGCATTTTTGATCAAAAGCATCAAGGTATTACATATATAAAAAAAGCATTAGAACAAAAACTTCGTTCGTATATAGATGAAGGGCTAGAATGGGTGGTGATTAGCGGCCAGCTTGGTGTTGAGCTTTGGGCTGCTGAAGTAGTTTTAGCATTGAAGAGCGAGTTTTCGGACTTGAAGTTATCGGTGTTGACCCCATTTTATAATCAAGAAGAACGATGGAGTGAAGAAACTCAAAACTACTATAAAAACATTGTAAATCAAGCGGATTTTGTTGACAGTATTACGAAACGGCCTTATGATAATCCCGCGCAGCTTCGCTTGAAAAATGAGTTTATTATAGAAAAATCGGATGCCCTCTTATTATTAGTAGATGAAGAAAAGCCAGGTTCACCTATGTATTATTTAGAGCCAGCTAAACAAAAAGCATTAACTACTCATTATCCAATCCACTATATTACTCCCATGGATCTTGATTTTCTTATTCAAGATGAACAAATGAATAACGCAGATTATTGGTAG
- a CDS encoding ribonuclease H-like domain-containing protein — protein sequence MALKSKLGRLKKHMKIEPERPSSFEQADQDCNEHPSKTEDMHKEIPFLNKWTDQQTEPKWFEEHYTMVREVRYPIDTKHGHYLFAELSSIIDQWQSYDAAHPLSSHPLSAKGKRMDELLFFDTETTGLSSGAGNRIFLLGFGQVTDKEVIIKQYFLPGPEAEVSFYHHFLTDVSNMKNLVTYNGKAFDWPQVKTRHTFVRDQVPKLPKFGHYDLLHASRRLWKEILPSCKLSVVENEILGFTRVEDTPGYLAPMLYFDFLQEQDPDFVTGIIKHHEWDMLSLITLYIHLSKSLFKAEKKEESLHTIEKHEIARWFDYIGEKEKALELYEDIISSDRPAEKDILFKTMHQAAKLLKQNKDFESAKSYFYRLLEHQAYAIDSAIELSKILEHKDKNINKAFELAENGYEHFHATLHQRTTKENKRLEAELLKRIERLQKKLVI from the coding sequence ATGGCATTAAAAAGTAAATTGGGTCGTCTTAAAAAACATATGAAAATCGAGCCTGAGCGTCCTTCCTCTTTTGAACAAGCTGATCAGGATTGTAATGAGCATCCTAGCAAAACAGAAGACATGCATAAAGAGATTCCTTTTTTGAACAAGTGGACTGATCAGCAAACTGAGCCTAAATGGTTTGAAGAGCATTATACGATGGTTAGAGAAGTCCGTTATCCTATCGATACAAAACACGGACATTATCTCTTTGCCGAGCTTTCGTCCATCATTGATCAATGGCAATCCTATGACGCCGCACACCCTTTATCTTCTCATCCGCTCTCTGCAAAAGGAAAACGGATGGATGAACTGTTATTTTTTGATACAGAGACAACGGGACTTTCAAGCGGGGCAGGCAATCGGATCTTTCTGCTTGGTTTTGGACAAGTGACCGATAAAGAAGTCATTATTAAGCAATATTTTCTCCCAGGACCAGAAGCAGAAGTGAGTTTTTATCATCATTTCTTAACAGATGTAAGCAACATGAAAAATCTAGTTACGTATAATGGAAAAGCTTTTGATTGGCCGCAAGTGAAAACACGCCATACGTTTGTCAGAGATCAGGTTCCTAAATTGCCGAAATTCGGGCATTATGATCTGCTACATGCGTCAAGACGTCTTTGGAAAGAGATTCTGCCCTCTTGTAAACTTTCAGTCGTAGAAAATGAGATCCTTGGGTTTACTAGAGTAGAAGATACTCCTGGATACCTGGCTCCAATGCTTTATTTTGACTTTTTACAAGAACAGGATCCAGATTTTGTAACAGGCATTATTAAGCATCACGAATGGGATATGCTTTCGCTGATTACACTCTACATTCATCTCTCCAAAAGTCTATTTAAAGCTGAGAAAAAGGAAGAATCGCTGCACACAATTGAAAAACATGAGATCGCCCGTTGGTTTGACTATATCGGTGAAAAAGAAAAGGCGCTAGAATTATATGAAGACATCATATCAAGCGATAGACCTGCTGAGAAAGACATATTATTCAAAACGATGCATCAAGCAGCAAAACTTTTGAAACAGAATAAAGACTTTGAAAGTGCAAAATCGTATTTCTATCGGCTCCTAGAACATCAAGCATATGCCATTGATAGTGCAATTGAGCTCTCAAAGATCCTAGAGCATAAGGACAAAAATATTAACAAAGCATTCGAACTTGCTGAAAATGGTTATGAGCATTTCCACGCTACGCTACATCAACGAACGACTAAGGAAAATAAGCGGTTAGAGGCAGAGCTGTTAAAGCGCATTGAACGTCTGCAAAAGAAATTAGTAATCTAA
- a CDS encoding spore coat protein has translation MKKHYNHCQPTCTKVMPAVVHPTKCNMTQKTCEYIVPEIHPSHTTHVTNHVYKHVHSFPHTDSFQETISNQQFVANGPGPQVAGAMMPPRPPMGTQGFGPMAGANMGPMAGANMAPMAGANMGPMAGANMGPMAGANMAPMAGANMGPQAGANMAPMGFGPMSGGKGKGNGNCGCSYR, from the coding sequence ATGAAAAAACATTATAATCATTGTCAGCCGACTTGCACGAAAGTGATGCCTGCGGTTGTACACCCGACAAAGTGTAATATGACTCAAAAGACTTGTGAATATATCGTACCGGAAATTCACCCAAGTCATACAACGCATGTGACGAACCATGTATATAAGCATGTTCACAGCTTCCCGCACACAGATTCTTTCCAAGAGACGATCTCTAACCAGCAGTTCGTTGCAAATGGTCCCGGACCGCAAGTAGCAGGTGCAATGATGCCGCCTCGTCCGCCAATGGGAACACAAGGTTTTGGACCAATGGCCGGAGCAAACATGGGCCCGATGGCCGGAGCAAATATGGCACCGATGGCAGGGGCAAACATGGGGCCAATGGCAGGAGCGAACATGGGGCCAATGGCCGGAGCAAACATGGCACCAATGGCCGGAGCAAACATGGGTCCGCAAGCAGGAGCAAATATGGCTCCAATGGGTTTTGGGCCAATGAGCGGCGGGAAAGGTAAAGGAAACGGAAATTGCGGTTGTAGCTACCGTTAA
- a CDS encoding reverse transcriptase-like protein: MIDVYIDGASAGDPGPSGAGIFINYKDGSVGHYSIPLGHMSNHEAEYEALLHALKICKEKGFKQVSFRTDSQLIDQAVEKRYVKNKRYNQYLEEALVYIDEFDLFFLKWIPSKQNKDADQLARRAIQQAK, encoded by the coding sequence TTGATTGACGTCTATATTGATGGTGCAAGTGCAGGGGATCCTGGTCCATCGGGGGCAGGAATTTTTATAAATTACAAAGACGGCAGTGTCGGACACTATTCAATTCCTCTTGGCCATATGTCAAATCATGAAGCGGAATATGAGGCATTGCTGCACGCCCTTAAAATTTGCAAAGAGAAAGGGTTTAAGCAAGTATCTTTTCGTACTGATTCACAGTTGATTGATCAAGCCGTTGAGAAGCGTTATGTTAAAAATAAGCGCTATAATCAGTATTTAGAAGAAGCGCTTGTCTATATTGATGAATTTGATTTATTTTTTTTGAAATGGATACCAAGTAAACAGAATAAAGATGCAGATCAATTAGCAAGAAGAGCAATTCAACAAGCAAAGTAA